In Salinibacter sp. 10B, the following proteins share a genomic window:
- a CDS encoding AAA domain-containing protein codes for MGSISRSFKHLSEFYLGCVQEEGLRRLSLRSKRRGYVFIAPAFEREVFLHQDLDQLSLPRLTESQSEFLSDAVEDEGPNTTSQDRLFYGFPVYVDRESNVSPLFFTELRVEKNEGGGLALSRREETPPYVNHHLFRKEGYYPEQIADIQDRIEHHSGPFEEKLEIVLGYFDEAPGSLSRREMDSLPRQPSTGVYASPILFQSAYSSYTYNLERDLSALQKYEFLQRKSSSSALGAYFQSSRGSSGKLEREPAEVLRLNEEQAEAARAALTEELSVVTGPPGTGKSQVVVNLLADAALNGEPVLFASKNNKAVDVVRERMRAILGEEYDFVLRLGSRRIMDDTKEELLDRLRRLSDRREELTERFSKKRGRLLREEIEAVREQIEELNKRHQAYREAVEKRRAAEDELPNRWTEPDAPNPSALPLRELRSALDRVQMLAGEKKMGLLLWLKQLFFAGRLLETLREKADELTGSLPRSVQEDVYVEAYGADGFDELSRILSQLLDYRAWTERREEERKARAAFEDLLKGAEGYEERLSELKGELTEANQKLIRNEWVGRVARNLPSVERGVRNYYEALQGVRDTSPSGYKKALDRLESALTSLAGHLPVWVVTNLSVRNALPLRPGLFDLVIVDEASQCDIASAVPLLYRAERSCVIGDEKQLQHITSIREEEEKRIAERSSASNLTPRWSYVRQSLYGLAERALDDRRQKPILLRNHYRSHPEIIGFSNSRFYGERLREMRSEDSFDVPGKWRGVRWFDVRGEVPEGIRSAYNEREIQGVLWLLGKWHEEGLLGRPDLNVGVVTPFRAQADRLQDRMQGTSWWNDLRSKSSGSPVDVEGPTIGTAHRFQGDERDLMIFSPVVAPGIDEFTERWVATTDQLLNVAITRARASLQVMGHLDQCRRAGGSLAPFADYVSDMSLVREKGLPALN; via the coding sequence ATGGGTAGCATCTCCAGGTCCTTCAAACATCTCTCCGAATTCTATCTTGGCTGCGTTCAAGAAGAGGGCCTTCGACGGCTGAGCCTCCGGTCAAAACGCCGTGGATACGTTTTTATCGCCCCTGCCTTCGAGCGAGAGGTGTTTCTCCACCAGGACCTGGATCAGTTGAGTCTACCGCGGTTGACGGAGTCCCAATCGGAGTTTCTGAGCGATGCGGTCGAGGACGAGGGGCCAAACACGACGAGTCAGGATCGTCTTTTCTACGGGTTTCCCGTCTACGTTGACCGGGAGAGCAACGTCTCTCCGCTCTTCTTCACTGAGCTTCGCGTAGAGAAGAATGAAGGAGGCGGGCTTGCTTTGAGCCGGAGGGAGGAAACACCGCCGTACGTGAACCACCATCTGTTTCGAAAGGAGGGCTACTATCCGGAGCAGATCGCTGACATCCAGGATCGGATTGAACACCACTCGGGCCCATTTGAAGAGAAGCTGGAGATTGTGCTCGGGTACTTTGACGAGGCACCCGGTTCTTTAAGTCGACGGGAAATGGACTCCCTACCAAGGCAGCCGTCTACCGGGGTCTACGCCTCTCCAATTCTCTTCCAGAGTGCCTATAGCTCCTACACCTACAACCTTGAGCGCGACCTCTCTGCCCTGCAAAAGTACGAGTTTTTGCAGAGGAAGTCCTCTTCGTCGGCATTGGGGGCGTACTTCCAGTCAAGTCGTGGGTCAAGTGGAAAACTAGAAAGAGAACCCGCGGAGGTGCTTCGTCTCAACGAGGAGCAGGCAGAGGCCGCTCGGGCTGCGCTAACCGAAGAGCTCTCCGTCGTGACCGGTCCGCCGGGGACTGGCAAGTCCCAGGTTGTTGTGAACCTGCTTGCCGACGCGGCTCTGAATGGAGAACCGGTTCTCTTCGCCAGCAAAAACAACAAGGCCGTCGATGTCGTCCGGGAGCGGATGCGGGCAATCTTAGGGGAGGAGTACGACTTTGTCCTCCGCCTGGGAAGCCGCCGAATAATGGACGACACGAAGGAGGAGCTTTTGGATCGCCTACGCAGACTGTCTGATCGGCGCGAGGAGCTGACCGAGCGTTTCTCGAAAAAGAGAGGACGCCTTCTCCGTGAGGAAATTGAGGCTGTTCGAGAGCAGATTGAGGAGTTGAACAAGCGGCATCAGGCCTACAGGGAAGCAGTTGAGAAACGCCGCGCGGCCGAAGACGAGCTCCCGAACAGATGGACCGAGCCGGACGCGCCTAATCCAAGCGCTCTTCCTCTTCGCGAGCTCCGTTCCGCGCTCGATCGGGTACAGATGCTCGCCGGAGAGAAAAAGATGGGCCTTCTTCTTTGGCTGAAGCAGCTTTTCTTCGCAGGTCGGCTGCTGGAGACTCTTCGCGAGAAGGCCGACGAACTGACTGGTTCGCTGCCTCGGTCTGTTCAGGAGGATGTATATGTGGAGGCCTACGGAGCCGATGGATTCGATGAGTTGTCTCGAATCCTATCCCAACTGTTGGACTACCGCGCCTGGACCGAGCGCCGCGAAGAAGAGCGAAAAGCCCGCGCTGCTTTCGAAGACCTTCTGAAAGGAGCTGAGGGATACGAGGAGCGACTCTCTGAGCTCAAAGGCGAGCTCACAGAGGCGAATCAGAAGCTTATCAGAAACGAGTGGGTCGGGCGAGTCGCGCGGAACCTACCAAGCGTAGAGCGGGGCGTTCGAAACTATTACGAGGCTCTCCAGGGCGTTCGCGATACCAGTCCATCCGGATATAAAAAGGCGCTCGACCGCCTGGAATCGGCGCTTACCTCGCTGGCTGGGCACCTCCCGGTGTGGGTGGTTACCAACCTTTCTGTTCGGAACGCCCTTCCACTCCGGCCCGGGCTCTTTGATCTTGTGATTGTAGATGAGGCCAGCCAGTGCGACATCGCCTCGGCCGTCCCGCTTCTCTACCGCGCCGAACGCTCGTGCGTTATCGGCGACGAGAAGCAGCTCCAGCACATCACCTCGATTCGGGAAGAGGAAGAGAAGCGTATTGCCGAACGGAGCAGCGCCTCCAATCTTACGCCTCGGTGGTCCTACGTCCGCCAGTCGCTTTATGGATTGGCCGAACGGGCTTTGGACGACCGCAGGCAAAAGCCCATTCTACTGCGCAACCACTACCGCTCGCACCCGGAGATTATCGGCTTCTCCAATAGCCGCTTCTACGGGGAGCGGCTGCGGGAGATGAGAAGTGAGGACTCGTTCGACGTTCCGGGAAAATGGAGAGGGGTCCGGTGGTTCGATGTCAGGGGAGAGGTGCCCGAGGGCATCCGAAGTGCCTACAACGAGCGGGAAATTCAAGGCGTGCTCTGGCTTCTTGGCAAGTGGCATGAGGAAGGACTTCTCGGGCGACCGGATCTCAATGTGGGTGTGGTGACGCCGTTTCGCGCGCAGGCCGATCGCCTACAGGACCGGATGCAGGGCACTTCCTGGTGGAATGATCTGCGATCGAAATCGAGCGGTTCTCCGGTAGACGTGGAAGGACCGACGATCGGGACGGCCCACCGCTTTCAGGGCGACGAGCGAGACCTCATGATCTTCTCTCCGGTCGTGGCTCCAGGGATTGACGAGTTCACCGAGAGATGGGTGGCGACGACCGATCAGCTTTTGAATGTAGCCATCACCCGTGCCCGGGCATCGCTGCAGGTTATGGGGCACCTGGATCAGTGTCGGCGTGCAGGCGGGTCGCTTGCTCCGTTTGCGGACTACGTTTCCGACATGTCTCTCGTCAGGGAGAAGGGACTGCCCGCTCTTAACTAA
- a CDS encoding SNF2-related protein: MTARNDQEGEGPSQIRIDFSQDDTGEARSPWPPQTRFPLNEAGTEVGETVAESYEASTSFTIVTAFTSLEHLLAFFSQNEVGDRSIDIVLGSEPTTREGSLYVGTQPVEEQARDYWLEKGVSVLTGGGIVRLIEAMTRGKVRFYAGEDLHAKIYVGEDGAVVGSSNFSRHGFGKQREANARFESGSTRYGELCEVAAQFKEQARECTSEIKRLLEDLLQPVQWEEALARASAEVLEGDWVDRYPEVFRLLQDQNLWPHQEEAIAQGLWILDTRGSVLVADATGSGKTRVGTHLLYGLLNRLWSKGQGHRTNSTVVCPPNVTGEWSEEIQKSSANSVEAISHGKLSQGNQKEEIHRQVRQSNVLFLDEAHNYLSTGTERSKAVEESAPDYISLLTATPINRGSSDLLRMIELLGLDNLSDREFQTYKELRKKTNLTGEDEQALRRIVRQCTIRRTKQDLNRIVERKTDGYRSEDGTVHRFPEHICKTYLTGETDKDKEIAREINQISEDLKGLPWLRTFKAPFWVVGDEEREKDFLERKIKGAKGLAAHGMRSALQSSRAALLEVVFGTAEASRRLGLEADLKTESGDRLSAVEELRRDPPEENSNLEIDLPEWLTSGLEETIEKEKERLRQIGDKASQLSDARAKARAQKIQEIAREEDVLLAFGARPLTLYDLRDQLRNRKLGQEVVVADGSLSAGKKRSIIKRLGLEGGTQTTIGEDGEGEVGLVALCSDAMSEGLNLQRAGSVVLLDTPSVIRIAEQRVGRIDRMDSPHDEIEVWWPSDSRPFQSARRDLLIERYNVNERLMGNNIKLPEPLQGEDGLFSEQQSRRASAEELIEEYETHQREGPDERLEDAFQPVRRLVGLGDETDHRTPPLIDKEVYKHIAGTSKAVWSRVTIMESEKRWGFFCLRGREGRAPRWVLLHQGSEKDAVGLGFEESEWRVTTRLGPIARRLRKLLPRARRAPNQGDPALWESVGEELEEMLGRIRRNERELLSNKAQHGLDLLKELVVRYKTTADEGTNRKQASEFLSDVLTMDKKPWADLHDLADRWLGIVQPRYVQYKRNTESREPIRLKDMEDHLRYRDKIETSSLQQLAQSVKQEEPIGRRLAAAIVALPL; the protein is encoded by the coding sequence ATGACCGCCCGAAACGACCAGGAAGGAGAAGGCCCATCTCAGATTAGAATCGACTTCAGTCAGGACGACACGGGAGAGGCGAGGTCGCCCTGGCCACCACAGACGCGTTTCCCCTTGAACGAAGCCGGGACAGAGGTTGGGGAGACAGTGGCGGAAAGCTATGAGGCCTCAACCTCGTTTACAATCGTAACGGCATTTACCTCGCTTGAGCACCTCCTTGCATTTTTCAGTCAGAATGAGGTTGGAGACCGTTCGATTGACATCGTGCTTGGAAGTGAGCCGACAACCCGCGAGGGGTCCCTGTACGTCGGCACCCAGCCGGTTGAAGAGCAAGCCAGAGACTACTGGCTCGAAAAAGGCGTCTCGGTTTTGACCGGTGGTGGCATTGTCCGCTTGATTGAAGCAATGACTAGGGGAAAGGTCCGCTTCTACGCTGGAGAGGATCTCCACGCAAAGATCTATGTCGGGGAGGACGGGGCTGTGGTCGGATCGAGTAACTTCTCGAGACACGGGTTCGGGAAGCAACGTGAGGCTAATGCCCGGTTTGAAAGTGGGAGCACCCGTTATGGAGAACTCTGTGAGGTTGCGGCTCAGTTCAAAGAGCAGGCCCGAGAGTGCACCTCAGAGATAAAGCGCTTGCTTGAGGACCTTCTCCAGCCAGTTCAGTGGGAAGAAGCTCTCGCACGCGCGTCGGCTGAGGTATTAGAGGGGGATTGGGTTGACCGCTATCCAGAAGTCTTCCGTCTTCTCCAAGATCAGAATCTTTGGCCCCATCAGGAGGAGGCCATTGCCCAGGGACTCTGGATTCTGGATACACGGGGAAGTGTCCTCGTAGCTGATGCGACGGGATCGGGGAAGACCCGTGTGGGGACGCATCTGCTGTACGGGCTTCTCAATCGTCTTTGGTCAAAGGGACAAGGCCATCGGACGAATTCTACAGTCGTGTGTCCGCCGAACGTCACCGGCGAGTGGTCTGAGGAGATCCAAAAGTCTTCGGCCAACTCCGTGGAGGCGATCTCCCACGGAAAACTGTCGCAAGGAAACCAGAAAGAGGAGATCCACCGACAGGTGCGGCAAAGTAATGTCCTCTTTCTGGATGAGGCCCACAACTACCTTTCTACCGGCACTGAGCGGAGCAAGGCAGTAGAGGAGAGTGCACCGGATTACATCTCTCTTCTGACTGCCACCCCCATAAATCGAGGCTCTAGCGACCTGCTTCGGATGATTGAGCTTCTGGGGCTTGATAATCTGTCGGACCGGGAGTTTCAGACGTACAAGGAGCTTCGGAAAAAGACGAACCTGACCGGCGAAGACGAGCAGGCCCTTCGACGTATCGTTCGGCAGTGTACCATCCGCCGCACAAAGCAGGACCTGAACCGGATCGTCGAGCGGAAGACAGATGGCTACAGATCCGAGGATGGTACAGTCCACCGGTTTCCCGAGCACATTTGCAAGACCTATCTCACCGGAGAAACTGACAAAGACAAGGAAATTGCTCGGGAGATCAACCAGATCTCCGAAGATCTTAAGGGGCTTCCTTGGCTCCGTACATTTAAGGCCCCGTTCTGGGTTGTTGGGGACGAGGAGCGAGAGAAGGACTTTCTGGAGCGAAAGATTAAGGGAGCGAAGGGTCTGGCGGCCCACGGAATGCGAAGCGCCCTGCAGTCCTCGCGTGCCGCTCTTTTGGAGGTGGTGTTTGGGACCGCCGAAGCGTCGAGGCGCCTTGGCCTCGAAGCCGACCTAAAAACTGAGAGCGGCGATCGCTTGAGTGCCGTAGAGGAGCTTCGACGGGACCCGCCTGAGGAGAATAGCAACCTGGAGATTGACCTTCCGGAGTGGTTGACTTCGGGGCTCGAAGAGACAATTGAGAAAGAAAAAGAGCGCCTTCGGCAGATTGGGGACAAGGCAAGTCAGCTCTCCGACGCCAGGGCGAAGGCCCGTGCGCAGAAGATTCAGGAGATCGCGAGAGAAGAGGACGTCCTCCTCGCGTTTGGGGCGCGCCCTCTCACCCTGTACGACCTTCGTGATCAACTTCGCAACCGTAAGCTGGGACAGGAGGTCGTTGTAGCCGATGGGAGCCTGTCGGCTGGGAAGAAACGCTCCATTATCAAGCGGCTTGGTCTGGAAGGCGGGACGCAGACCACCATCGGGGAAGATGGGGAAGGAGAGGTCGGGCTCGTAGCGCTCTGTAGCGACGCAATGAGTGAGGGGCTCAACCTGCAACGAGCAGGTTCGGTCGTCCTTTTGGACACGCCCAGTGTCATTCGTATTGCCGAGCAGCGCGTCGGCCGAATCGACCGTATGGACAGCCCTCACGATGAGATTGAGGTATGGTGGCCAAGTGATAGCCGTCCTTTCCAATCAGCACGGCGAGACCTCCTGATCGAACGCTACAACGTGAACGAGCGGCTCATGGGAAACAACATTAAACTCCCCGAGCCGCTCCAGGGAGAGGACGGTCTCTTTTCTGAGCAACAGTCTCGCCGCGCAAGTGCGGAGGAGCTCATCGAGGAATACGAGACGCACCAGCGCGAGGGGCCTGATGAGCGGCTTGAAGACGCGTTCCAGCCGGTTCGGCGACTGGTAGGGCTCGGTGACGAGACCGATCACAGAACCCCTCCGCTCATCGATAAAGAGGTTTACAAACACATCGCTGGAACGAGCAAAGCGGTATGGAGCCGGGTCACGATCATGGAATCCGAGAAACGCTGGGGGTTCTTCTGTCTCCGCGGTCGGGAGGGGCGCGCTCCCAGGTGGGTCCTCTTGCACCAGGGAAGCGAAAAGGATGCTGTTGGGCTCGGGTTTGAGGAGTCGGAGTGGAGGGTCACAACGCGTCTTGGCCCGATCGCACGGCGGCTCCGAAAGCTTCTGCCGAGGGCGCGCCGGGCGCCGAATCAAGGCGATCCAGCACTTTGGGAAAGCGTCGGAGAGGAGCTCGAAGAGATGCTCGGGCGAATTCGGCGAAATGAACGGGAGCTTCTCTCCAACAAGGCCCAACATGGGCTAGACCTCTTGAAGGAACTGGTCGTCCGGTACAAGACAACCGCAGACGAAGGGACCAATCGGAAGCAAGCCAGCGAGTTTTTGAGCGACGTTCTCACGATGGATAAAAAGCCCTGGGCCGACCTACACGACTTGGCTGACCGGTGGTTGGGGATCGTGCAGCCGAGATACGTCCAGTATAAGCGAAATACGGAGAGTCGGGAGCCGATCCGTCTCAAAGATATGGAGGATCATCTCCGGTACCGGGATAAGATTGAAACGAGTAGCCTACAGCAACTCGCCCAGTCGGTCAAGCAAGAAGAGCCAATCGGGCGGCGGCTGGCTGCTGCAATTGTCGCGCTGCCCCTCTAG
- a CDS encoding DUF6884 domain-containing protein: MPTVALVACVKSKRDRPMPAGRLYNSTWFQKARVYARERCDSWFILSAKHGVLAPTDEVAPYEETLNNFSAQERQEWASSVLEELGEVLSPEDEVVILAGLKYREYLTGPLEDLVARVSIPMEGLGIGEQLQFLNQRNSEQQVEAE, from the coding sequence ATGCCTACCGTTGCGCTTGTAGCCTGCGTCAAGTCAAAACGTGATCGACCGATGCCGGCGGGGCGCCTGTATAACTCTACCTGGTTTCAGAAGGCTCGGGTTTATGCGCGGGAACGGTGCGACTCCTGGTTTATTCTTTCGGCGAAGCACGGCGTTTTGGCTCCTACCGATGAGGTTGCCCCCTATGAGGAAACGTTAAACAACTTCTCGGCCCAGGAGCGTCAGGAGTGGGCCTCCAGCGTTCTTGAGGAGCTTGGCGAGGTGCTTTCTCCCGAGGACGAAGTTGTCATTCTTGCGGGGCTGAAGTACCGGGAGTACCTTACTGGTCCCCTTGAAGATCTGGTCGCCCGCGTATCTATACCCATGGAAGGATTGGGAATCGGAGAGCAGCTTCAGTTTCTGAATCAGAGGAATTCCGAGCAGCAGGTTGAGGCGGAATAG
- a CDS encoding endonuclease/exonuclease/phosphatase family protein: MSDSFRLATYNIEWFNRLFDEENELDLSESDSNGHGPTKAERAEAIATVLETIDPDLLTVIEGPDKTKTGRSTVEALENFASYFDLRISEAATGFRSNGSQEIGLMFDPERVSVQHAPGGQPLESLTTSEEVENPEEEVGQLADILDGEGLEPTPRFDGAYTFDIRDNEVNEIHNFYRPPFEAKVTLKQEDGENVQFRTISAHLKSKGIFDAYDRLQHRKTSLRNRRKILAQAQWIRYRVDEFLNQGDEVVVMGDFNDGPGFDYFERRFGQSSMETVMGDVGEPAKILRNPFTDPEWGEYGWSPATAAFYQEKTGKYFNTLIDYVMVSRGLAQKSDPDWEIFHPYQNERFDKEENGDLVEVRDAFKKASDHYPVTVDLAFS, encoded by the coding sequence ATGTCCGATTCCTTTCGCCTTGCGACTTACAACATCGAATGGTTCAACCGGCTCTTTGACGAGGAGAACGAACTGGACCTAAGCGAGTCCGACTCCAACGGTCACGGCCCGACCAAAGCCGAGCGCGCCGAGGCCATCGCGACGGTTCTGGAGACCATCGATCCAGACCTGCTCACTGTCATCGAGGGCCCGGACAAGACCAAGACCGGACGCTCCACCGTGGAGGCCCTCGAAAACTTCGCCTCTTACTTCGACCTGCGAATCAGCGAGGCGGCGACCGGCTTCCGCTCGAACGGGAGCCAGGAGATTGGCCTCATGTTTGACCCGGAACGCGTCTCGGTCCAACACGCACCGGGAGGACAGCCCCTCGAATCGCTTACCACGAGCGAAGAGGTGGAGAACCCGGAGGAAGAGGTCGGCCAGCTTGCCGATATCCTGGATGGAGAGGGCTTGGAGCCGACCCCACGGTTCGACGGCGCCTACACGTTCGACATCCGGGACAACGAGGTAAACGAGATCCACAATTTCTACCGCCCACCCTTCGAAGCGAAAGTGACCCTAAAGCAGGAGGACGGAGAAAACGTTCAGTTTCGAACGATCAGTGCTCACCTAAAGTCGAAGGGCATCTTCGATGCTTACGACCGGTTACAGCACCGAAAGACCTCGCTTCGCAACCGGCGAAAGATTCTGGCCCAGGCGCAGTGGATTCGGTACCGAGTCGATGAATTCCTGAATCAGGGAGACGAGGTCGTCGTCATGGGCGACTTCAACGACGGCCCCGGGTTTGACTACTTCGAGCGGCGCTTCGGGCAAAGCAGCATGGAAACCGTCATGGGGGATGTCGGGGAGCCGGCGAAGATTCTTCGCAACCCGTTTACGGATCCAGAGTGGGGGGAGTACGGCTGGTCGCCGGCCACGGCCGCCTTCTACCAGGAGAAGACGGGCAAGTACTTCAACACCTTGATCGACTACGTCATGGTAAGCCGCGGGCTGGCTCAGAAAAGCGATCCGGACTGGGAGATCTTCCACCCCTACCAAAACGAGCGGTTCGATAAAGAGGAGAACGGAGACCTCGTGGAGGTCAGAGACGCGTTCAAGAAGGCCTCGGACCACTATCCGGTGACCGTGGACTTGGCGTTTTCCTGA
- a CDS encoding ATP-dependent helicase — protein sequence MATPREKQQEVLDYKGGTMGVSAVPGSGKTWTLTRLAARLVTEKDLDAHQEVLVVTLVNSSVDNFSNRIDNLIEEEGLLPDVGYRVCTLHTLAHEIVRARPDLAGLTEDFHVIDDRRSSEILSDVASSWYTSHRSELTGYLADDIRSHKRKEVLASKLPTQLRYLAQHGIKYAKSLGLSAEELKTELAESGKDFRLAEMIQSIYTSYQQALDVRSAVDFDDLIRHALWVLKTDDELLHRLRDQWPYVLEDEAQDSSKIQERILRALVGEEGNWVRVGDPNQAIYESFTTADPNLLREFVDEADESPKLARSGRSQPSIIKLANGTIWWSKKNHPNREVRGALTKPYVHPTDEDDPQQNPPDRPDRIGFVNRDFQVEEEIDLVARSLKKWTEENPDKTAAILVPTRKVGVQAINYFKEKGVPYTDALLKTTTETRKAAQRIERVIEYLAEPDSATRLAKCYLQWRSSQVEDPNPDAIKSTASRISECDRVEDYIWPQGDRSWLASIESDLSNDELQRLEEFRDKVRYWLDLSGLPIGQLVMALGRDFFSDPDQLALVQKFAGLLRRANSYNQDWGLPELSSELEVIAQNQRKFEGVGGQESEFDPDEHTGEVTISTMHGAKGLEWDRVHLLGVNDYHFPSGGAPGKLLNEKWYIRDDLNLQAETLAQIDALSGENTYSEGTATIEARNEYARERIRLFYVCITRAREELMITTNIGRFENNAPALVFNKMSDFYNEHIDE from the coding sequence ATGGCAACGCCTCGCGAAAAGCAACAAGAAGTTCTCGACTACAAGGGCGGCACGATGGGCGTCTCGGCCGTACCGGGGAGCGGGAAGACCTGGACGCTGACCCGCCTGGCGGCCCGGCTCGTCACGGAGAAAGACCTAGACGCTCATCAGGAGGTCTTGGTCGTGACCCTCGTCAATTCCTCGGTCGACAACTTCTCCAACCGGATCGACAATCTGATCGAGGAGGAAGGACTTCTTCCAGACGTCGGATACCGGGTATGCACCCTTCACACCCTCGCTCACGAGATCGTGCGGGCCCGCCCGGACCTCGCCGGGCTTACCGAGGACTTTCACGTGATTGACGATCGCCGGTCCAGTGAGATTCTAAGCGACGTTGCATCAAGCTGGTACACGAGCCACCGGTCGGAGCTTACGGGCTACCTCGCCGATGACATCCGTTCGCACAAGCGGAAGGAGGTTCTAGCGTCGAAGCTGCCTACCCAACTGCGATACTTGGCCCAGCACGGAATCAAATACGCAAAGAGCCTTGGCCTCTCGGCGGAGGAGCTCAAAACTGAGCTGGCAGAGAGCGGGAAGGACTTCCGGCTCGCGGAGATGATTCAGTCCATCTACACGAGTTACCAGCAGGCCCTGGACGTCCGAAGTGCCGTCGACTTCGATGACCTGATTCGACATGCACTTTGGGTCTTGAAGACCGATGACGAGCTCCTTCACCGCCTTCGTGACCAGTGGCCGTACGTGTTGGAGGATGAGGCTCAGGACAGCAGCAAGATCCAGGAGCGCATCCTTCGCGCGCTGGTCGGAGAGGAGGGAAATTGGGTCCGCGTAGGAGACCCCAATCAGGCGATCTACGAGTCGTTTACGACCGCAGACCCGAACCTTCTGCGCGAGTTTGTCGATGAGGCTGATGAGAGCCCGAAGTTGGCCCGGTCCGGCCGCTCTCAGCCAAGCATCATCAAACTTGCCAATGGCACCATCTGGTGGTCGAAGAAAAACCACCCGAACCGGGAGGTTCGGGGTGCCCTAACCAAACCATACGTCCATCCAACCGATGAGGACGACCCTCAGCAGAATCCGCCGGACCGCCCAGACCGAATTGGTTTCGTAAACAGGGACTTCCAGGTGGAAGAGGAGATCGACTTGGTTGCCCGCTCTCTGAAGAAATGGACCGAGGAGAACCCCGACAAGACCGCCGCAATCCTGGTCCCAACGCGTAAAGTTGGGGTTCAGGCAATTAACTACTTCAAGGAAAAAGGGGTGCCGTACACGGATGCGCTACTCAAAACAACCACAGAAACGCGCAAGGCCGCCCAGCGCATAGAACGAGTCATCGAGTATTTGGCCGAACCGGACTCCGCAACTCGCCTCGCGAAGTGTTATCTTCAGTGGCGCTCTTCGCAGGTCGAAGACCCGAATCCAGACGCAATCAAGTCAACGGCCAGTCGCATCTCTGAGTGCGACCGAGTTGAGGACTACATCTGGCCCCAAGGAGATCGGAGCTGGCTTGCCTCAATTGAGTCGGACCTCAGCAACGACGAACTGCAACGACTGGAGGAGTTTCGCGATAAGGTTCGGTACTGGCTAGACCTTTCGGGTCTGCCCATTGGGCAGCTCGTGATGGCCCTTGGCCGGGACTTCTTTTCAGACCCGGACCAGCTTGCCCTCGTGCAGAAGTTTGCCGGTCTCCTTCGGCGCGCCAACTCCTACAATCAAGACTGGGGACTGCCTGAGCTATCAAGCGAGCTGGAGGTAATTGCGCAGAACCAGCGGAAGTTTGAAGGGGTCGGTGGCCAAGAGAGCGAATTCGACCCAGACGAGCATACGGGGGAGGTTACGATCTCTACGATGCACGGAGCAAAAGGCCTTGAGTGGGACAGAGTCCACCTTCTCGGCGTGAATGACTACCATTTTCCCTCTGGGGGAGCCCCGGGCAAGCTTCTCAATGAGAAGTGGTATATCCGCGACGATCTGAACCTTCAAGCAGAGACGCTGGCCCAGATCGACGCTCTTTCGGGAGAGAATACGTACTCAGAGGGAACGGCCACAATCGAAGCTCGCAACGAGTACGCCCGAGAGCGGATTCGGCTCTTCTACGTCTGCATCACTCGGGCCCGGGAGGAGCTGATGATTACGACAAACATTGGGCGCTTTGAGAATAACGCCCCCGCCCTGGTATTCAACAAAATGAGCGACTTCTACAATGAACACATCGACGAATAA
- a CDS encoding PD-(D/E)XK nuclease family protein, with amino-acid sequence MNTSTNNKSPGDPAEGNSAEADGPLLPEDFSFSQGSLQDFQDCPRRFLLRHIERRPYPAPEAEPIRLNELRKERGVRFHELLCQEHSGVPREAIGRMAAGDEELETWWERYTYREPVGEAAETYAELPLEGEVGGYPLIATFDLVAKRPDGSFEIFDWKTSKHRPGRDRLASRLQTTVYPYLLVQAGSWLNGGESISPEDVQMTYWFAQHPDDPVTFEYNDYQKQVDEDHLTDLIGKVLARTERPHFEKTDNEDHCRYCTYRSHCGRGNQAGNIEDGETYLEEVESLEANLEDVEEIEF; translated from the coding sequence ATGAACACATCGACGAATAACAAGTCGCCAGGAGATCCGGCGGAGGGAAACTCGGCGGAGGCAGACGGCCCGCTTCTCCCAGAGGACTTCTCGTTTAGCCAGGGCAGCCTTCAAGACTTTCAGGACTGTCCTCGGCGGTTCCTTCTCCGCCACATTGAGAGGCGTCCGTACCCGGCCCCTGAAGCCGAGCCGATTCGGCTCAATGAGCTCCGCAAGGAGCGGGGCGTGCGGTTTCACGAGCTTCTTTGCCAGGAGCACAGTGGCGTTCCCCGTGAGGCTATCGGCCGCATGGCCGCCGGCGACGAAGAGCTTGAGACCTGGTGGGAACGGTATACGTACCGCGAGCCAGTGGGCGAAGCTGCCGAAACGTACGCTGAGCTTCCTCTGGAGGGAGAGGTCGGCGGATATCCGCTCATCGCAACGTTCGACCTCGTTGCCAAACGACCTGACGGCTCCTTTGAGATCTTCGACTGGAAAACGTCCAAACACCGACCGGGCCGCGACCGACTCGCGTCACGGCTTCAAACTACGGTTTATCCGTACCTTCTCGTTCAAGCGGGGAGCTGGCTGAATGGCGGCGAGTCGATTTCACCGGAAGACGTGCAAATGACTTACTGGTTTGCGCAGCACCCCGACGATCCCGTGACCTTCGAGTACAACGACTATCAAAAGCAGGTCGACGAAGATCACCTTACCGACCTCATCGGAAAGGTCCTTGCGCGAACGGAGCGTCCTCACTTTGAGAAGACCGATAACGAAGACCACTGCCGCTACTGCACCTACCGCTCGCACTGCGGGCGTGGCAACCAAGCAGGGAATATCGAGGACGGAGAAACGTACCTAGAGGAGGTAGAGTCCCTTGAGGCAAACCTCGAAGACGTCGAGGAGATCGAATTTTGA